The window CACGTGACGTGGTCACCCTTCTTGAACTCGTCGGCCATGGTCAGGTCCTCTCGGTGGGTGCGGCGTGGTGTCCTACCGGTACCCGCCGCCGTGGCGTCGCAGTCGCGAGAAGCGGTGCGGCTCAGCGGATCCGCTGGATCATCGTGTTGCTGAACAGATATCGGTAGCCGGCACCGAGCAACGCCCCGTCGACGCGGGGTCGTCCGCCCCAGGGACTGCCGTGCAGCCACACGAACGCCGCACAGTCCTGCCCGGTGATGGCGTCGAGCACGCGCTTGGGTTCGACGATCTCGCGGTGCAGATCGTCGTCGGTGACGACGTCGGCGATCCCCACGTGCGAGGCGGTGTGCGGGAAGACCACGTGCCGGGACGCCATCTCGGCCAGCTCGTCGGTCGACAGCGCGATCCGCTCACCCGTCAGCTCCTCGGGGACCAGGTCGATGAAGTGCGACCGCGCGAACAGCTCCTGCTCCCCCACCGGGCAGCTGACGAACCCGGTGCACACCGGGAACCATCCGGTGAAACCGGTGTCGTCGCAGGCCGGCACGGCCACGTCGTAGCTGTTGCGGTAGCCCTCGTAGAACACCGGCAGCAGGCCGGGCCGGTCGCCGGACCACCGCCCGGTCGCGAAGAACGTGTCGAGCTCGGCGAGATCGACCGGATCGAACCGCTCGCGGTACACCTCGAGCTCCCGGTGGACCGACGCCGCCGTCGACGCCGGGGTGTTGTGGTAGTTCACCACCCGCAGGAAGCGACCGCCGGCGACCAGGTCCCGGTGGGAGGCGAACCCGTGGTCGCCGGTCACGCGTCCGGCCCCGTGCGGATGCGGTGCGGGTCGAAGTCGGCGTAGGCGACGGCCTGCAGGACGCTGCCGGTGACGCCGAGATCGCCGTCCCGCTGCGACGGCGCGAGCGCCGCGCGGTAGCGGTCCAGATCACCGGCCAGCGAGGCCCCCTCCCCGGTGACGGAGTCGTGCGGGTCCGGGATGGGGTCGACCTCGCTCACCAGGGCCAACACCATCGGGATCCCCTCGGCGGCGTAGTCGCGGTCCTGCGCCCGCCGGAGGTCGTCGCGTTCGTAGCTCACCCGTGCCCCGTCACTTGATGCCCGTGCGGGCCAGGCCCTGGACGAAGTACCGCTGGAACGCGATGAACAGCACCACGATCGGCAGCACCGAGATGAGGCTGACCGCCATCACGGCGCCGTAGTCGGTGCTGTACTGGCTCTGCAGTGACGTCACCAGCCCGATCGGCAGGGTGAACAGCTGCTCGTTGCTGAACAGGGCGATCAGCGGCCAGGAGAACGCGTTCCACTCGTTCATGAACGTCAGCAGCACGAGTACCGCGATCAGCGGTTTGGCCAGCGGCAGCACGATGGAGAAGAACACCCGCAGCTGCCCGGCACCGTCGATCCGGGCCGCCTCGATCAGCTCGTCCGGGATGGCCAGGAAGAACTGCCGGGCCAGGAAGATGCCGAACACGGCGGCACTCTCGGGCAGGATGACCGCCCACAGGTTGCCGTACAGCCCCAGCTCGATGGAGATGCGGAACTGCGGCACCATGATCGACTGGACCGGGATCATCATGGTCGACAGCAGCACCAGGAACAGGATGTTGCGGCCCCTGAACGGCAGTTTCGCGAAGGCGTAGCCGGCCAGCAGGTTGACCACGACGGTGATGGCGGTGACCGCGACGGCGATGATCGCGGAGTTGCCGAACCACGTCCACACCGGGAACCGGTCGAACGGCTTGGTGAAGTTCTCCAGGGTGAAGTTGCGTGGCCAGAGCGACAGGCCGGGCGCGTACAGGTCCTCGCGGCGCGAGAACGCCGTCATCAGCATCCAGTACAGCGGGAAGAAGATGACCAGCGACGTCCCGGCGGCCAACGCGACCCGCGTCTTGAAGAACCGGCCCCGGCGGCTCCGGGAGACCCGGCGCACCGGTTCCGGGTGCATCTCCACGGCGCCGGGGGCGGCGAGCATCACCATCAGCCGACCTCGTCCCGGTTGCGGTTGAACTTCCACTGACCGGCGGTCAGCAGCATCGAGATGACGAAGATGACCACACCGATGGCGGCGGCGTAGCCGAGCTGTCCGGGCCCGTGGTCGTCGAAGCCCATCCGGTAGGCGTAGGTGACGACCATCGTGGTGGAGAAGTTGGGCCCGCCGGCGGTCATCGCGTAGACGGTGTCGAAGATCTGGAACGAGTACAGCAGGTTCATGATCAGCAGGAAGAACGTCGACGGACCGAGCAGCGGGAAGGTGATGCTGCGGAACCGCCGCCAGCCCGAGGCCCCGTCGACCTCGGCGGCCTCGAGCACCGCCGGATCGACGCCCTGCAGGCCCGCCAGGTAGATGATCATGTCGAATCCGACGCGTTGCCACAGGGTCACGATGATCACCGAGACCATCGCCCACGTGCCGTCGGACTGCCAGGCCGGCCCGGTCAGGCCGAACAGCGCGAGGAACTTGTTCACGAAACCGTTGAACTGGTCGAACATCCACGCACCCAGCACGCCGGTCGCCACGCTGGAGATGACCAGCGGCAGGAAGATGATCGACCGCCAGAAGGTGCGCAACGGCATCACACCGTTGAGCAGCACCGCGATGGCCAGGCCCAGCGCCATCCCGACCGGGACGGTGAACACGGTGAACACGACCGTGTTGCGCAGCGTCTCCCAGAACACCGCGTCCTGGGCCAAGGCGATGTAGTTGTTCACCCCCAGCCAGGTGGCCTTGCCCAGCGACCCCAGCCGCTGGAAGCTGATGACCACCGCGAGCACCAGCGGCACCAGCAGGAACACCAGGGCGAGCAGCAGGTTGGGCAACAGGAAACCACCGGCGGCCAGGACCGTGCCCAGCCGTGCCCGGTTCCGGGGCCCCCTCCGCGGTTCGGGTGCTGCCGCGAGGCCCGCCGCCTCGGTCAGCCCGGTGGTGGTGCTCAGGAGCCCAGGGCCTGGTTGACGCCCTGGGCGAGGGCGGCGAGGGTGTCCTCGGTGGATTGGCCGTTGAACGCCAGCTCCAGCTGGTCGGCCAGGATCGTGTTGATCGAGTTGAACGTGGGCAGCGTCGACTCCGCCACGATCCGGTCGGAGATGGTGGTCGCCTGCTGCGCGCAGATGGTGACGACGTCCGGCCGGTAGACGTACTCCAGCTCGGCGGTGGCCAGCGACTGCAGCGTGGGCAGCTCGATGGCCTGCTCGCAGAAGTACTTCATCATGTCCTCGGAGACCAGGAAACGCAGCCACGCGGCGGCCAGGTCGGCGTTGGCCGAGTCCCGCCGGGCGACGATGGCGTTGCCGCCGAGGTCCGCGGCGGCACCGACGTCGCGCGGCAGGTAGGTGGCCTTCCAGTCGCCCTTGTAGCCGTCCTTCGGGTCGGCGATGCCGGGCACCAGGAAGTCACCGATCATCGCCATCGGCACGGTCTGGGACAGGAAGAAGCTGTCGGAGTACTGGCTGGTTTTGATCTTGGCCGTCGGCGGGACCCAGCTCTTCTCGAAGAAACCCTTGGTGAAGTCGAGCGCCTTGGTGGCCGGGTCGGACGGGATCGCCGCCTTGGTCAGGTCGTCGGTGAGCAGCGTGCCACCGGCCTGGTACAGGAAGGACAACCAGCGGAAGGCGCCGGCCTGGGTCCACGGATAGGCGAACGGGAACTTCGTCTCGGGCAGCGAGGCACGCAGCTTGGTCGCGACCTCGGAGAACTCGTCCCAGGTCCAGGCGCTCTCCAGGGAGTCCGGCACCGAGGTGATGCCGGCGGTCTCGAACGCCGCGGTGTCGTAGATGACGCAGCTGGTGTCGGTCTGGTGCGGCACGCCGTAGGGGACGCCGTTGAACTTGACGGCGTTCCACAGGGCGGGCAGGAACGCCTCGGTCTCGGCGGTGGTGAAGTACGGCGTCATGTCCAGCAGCAGCTCCTCGCTGGAGTACTTGCCGATGGTCGTGTAGTCGACGCGGAACACGTCGGGGGCGTTGCCGGCCTGGAACCCGCGGTCGATACCGGAGAAGAAACCGTCGTACGGCGAAACCTTGAACTCCACGGTGGCGCCCGGGTTGGCCGCCTCGAACTTCTCCTTGGCGTAGCTGAAACCCTTCAGCTCGCCCTCACTGCCGCCCCAGAACGCGAACGTGATGGTGCCGGTGGGGGTGCTGGACGGACTCGCCTTGGCCCCGGCGGACTCGGTGCTGCCGGTCTGGCCGCCCGCGGCGGGCGGGCCGCCGACGCCGGTGCTCTCGTCGGAGCAGGCCGCGAGGCCGAGCAGGGCAGCGCTGCCGAGCGAGGTCTGGATGAAGGAACGACGGGAAAGCGGCATGGGATCAGGGATCTCCTGGTTCGATCTCGGGTGGCGTCGGTGGCATTCAGGTCCGCGGGGTGGCTACCGCGGGGCGTGCGGCGGTGGATGCACTCCGCGGTGGAACAGACCTCACGGCAGGGCCGCGAGCCGTTGCACGGCGTGCCGGCGGGGCTCGCGGTACAGCGGGTACAGCTCGCCGACGGTCGCGTCGACGACGGTGCGGTCCACCCACACCGGGCCGCCCAGCCGTTCTGTCGCGTCGGGAGTCAGGTGCAGCGGCAGCTGGGCGGCGGTGCGGGGGGTGCCGCGCCCGACCAGGGGGCTGCCGCGGTCGAGGAGCCGGCGGGCGACCCGCTCGCCGATCCGCAGGTACGACAGCGTCTCCACCTCCAGGCCCGGGGCCAGCACCTTCGCGGTGACGATGCCGCCGGCGCGGCCGGTGGCGACCAGCACGTCGAAACCGGCCAGCCGTTCGAGCATCAGGTCGAGCAGGTCGGCCGGGGTGGCGTGGCGTGACGGGTCACCGGCGGGCAGCTCGGCGAGGTCGACGGTGCGGGTGACGTGCAGCAGGGTCGGTTCGAGCAGGGCCCGGAGTCGTGCGGCGGGCATCTCCGACCAGGCCCGCATGGTCTCCAACGCGCGCGGTTCCTGGGGTCCGACGGACAGGGTGAGCTCGTGCGCCCAGTAGTCGGGCAGCAGCCGCTCCACGTCGGCGGCCGGACCGAAGGCGAACGCCTTGCGCGCGCGGGAGGAGGCGTACTCGAGCAGCGCCTTGCCGATGGCGACCTGGGGGTCGGGGTGGGCGGCCTCCCCCATCGAGGCGATGGCCGTCGCCGGGGCGTCCGGGTCGGTGTCGGCCGCGGCCACGTAGACGACGGTGGCGAACTCCGTCGAGGCCAGTTTGACCACCGGCTCGATCCCGACCGAGCGGAGCCGCTGCAGGGCCCGCCGGGCGGCCGGGTCGGTGAGGCCGGCGAGATCCAGCGCGACGCCCTGGTCCAGGGCCCGGAACGACACCGTGTCGCCGTCCCGTTGGACGAGCTCCAGGAGCGCGTGCCCGACCGCGCGGTCCAGGGTGTCGCCCGCCCCCAGACCGTTGCTGATCGGGGTGACGAGCGGCTCGTAGCCCGCGGGCAGCCCGGCGCCGGACGACGCGACGAACTCGACCGGGACGAGTACCTCCTCGCCGGTGCGGTGCCGGGTCATCGGCACCCAGGCGCGGCGCATGCCGGGCGTGTACGGCGAACCGGCCGGCAGGGTCAGCGTCACGGGATCGACGGCGGTCGGGCGCAGGTCGTCGTAGGAGCCCCAGGTGACCGGCAGGGCGGCGACCGCCTCGGCCATGACGACCTGCTCGGCCAGCTCGCCGAGGGCGCCGATCGCGGCGGCGTCACCGGTGGTGCCGTAACCCACCCCGTTCGCGGCGTGGCCGTCGGGGGACTCCCACCCGGCCGTCGCGACCGGGATGCCGGTGCGGTCGAATCCGTCCAGGCGGTGCTCGGTGAGCGAGCCCGACGCCGACAGCGCCGCCCGGTAGGCGGCGAGCACACCTGCGGTGGCGTCCGTGGCGGTGGTTCCGTCGGTCATCGCACTCCTCGTCACGACATCCGCCGTGCGGCGGAGGTGGCACGGCGGATGATGCCCGTAAAGGCCGAGGCTGTAAACCGCGTGACGGGTGGTGCACGGGTGCTGTCTGTGCCACCGGGTCGTGACCGGGAGTCGGCGGGCGTGACGGCGCGGTACCGGACGTCCGACCGCCGCACCGGGACCCGTGCCGCCCACCGGGCGGGGCTCGGCGGACGGTCTGTGTGTCCGCCCCGACCGTCAGCCGGCGTAGTCCACGACCACCGGGGCGTGGTCGGAGATGCGTGCGTCGAACGACGCCTCCCGGTCGACCCGGCCGCGGACGGCGCGCGCGGCGAGACCGGGTGTGGCGAGGTGGTGGTCGATCCGCCAGCCGGCGTCGGCGTCCCACGCGGAGGTCCGCCACGACCACCAGGTGTAGGGCCCGTCCTGGTCGGGATGCAGTCGCCGCAGCACGTCCACCAGCCCGGCCGACGACTGCAGCGCGGCCAGCCACGCGCGCTCCACCGGGAGGAACCCGGGGGCCTTCTGGTAGCGCTTCCACCAGCGCAGATCCGCCGTCGTCTCGGCGATGTTGTAGTCGCCGCAGACCAGGAACTCGCGTCCGGCCGCCACCGACGACGCGGCCCGCCGGGTCACGTGCGCGGCGAACTCGGTCATGAACGCCAGCTTGTTGTCCAGCACCGGTCCGGCCTTGTCGCCCTTGGGCAGGTACAGGCTGGCCACCGTCAGGCCGGGCAGGTCGACCTCCAGATACCGCCCCTGGCGGTCGAATTCCGACGACCCCGGCGTGCCGAACCCGACCCGGACATCCGAGGGCTCGTCACGGCTGAGGACGGCGACGCCGGCCCGGCCCGGTTGGTGTCCCTCGTGGTAGCTCAGGTGGTAGCCGTCCACCGCCTCCGGCGGGATCGCGGCGAGCGGGGAGCGCACCTCCTGTAGGCAGACGACGTCCGGTGCGGTGGCCGTCTGCCACCCGACATAGCCGCGCCGCACCGCCGCCCGGATGCCGTTGACATTCACGGAGGCGATGCGGCGCGGTGGTGCCACGGTCGGACTGCTCGGGGGACTACTTCAACCGGGTCTGCAGGTTGGCGTCCAGCGAGTCCAGGAAGTCCTCGGTGGTCTGCCACTGCTGGTCCGGCCCGACCAGGGCGGCGAGGTCCTTGGTCATCTTGCCGCTCTCGACGGTCTTGATGACGACGTCCTCCAGCGCCTCGGCGAAGCCGGTGACCTCGGGGGTCGAGTCGAGCTTGCCGCGGTGCTTGAGGCCACCGGTCCAGGCGAAGATCGACGCGATCGGGTTGGTCGAGGTCGGCTTGCCCTGCTGGTGCTGCCGGTAGTGCCGGGTGACGGTGCCGTGCGCGGCCTCCGCCTCCACGGTGCTGCCGTCGGGGGTCATCAGGACCGAGGTCATCAGACCCAGCGAGCCGAAGCCCTGCGCCACGGTGTCGGACTGCACGTCACCGTCGTAGTTCTTGCAGGCCCAGACGTAGCCGCCCTCCCACTTCATGGCCGAGGCGACCATGTCGTCGATGAGGCGGTGCTCGTAGGTGAGGCCGGCGGCGTCGAACTGGTCCTTGTACTCGGCGGCGAACACGTCGGCGAAGATGTCCTTGAACTGGCCGTCGTAGGCCTTCAGGATCGTGTTCTTGGTGCTCAGGTACACCGGGTAGTTGCGCTGCAGGCCGTAGGCGAACGACGCGCGGGCGAAGTCGGCGATCGACTTGTTGAAGTTGTACATGCCCATCGCCACGCCGCCCTCGGCCGGCATGTCGACGACCTGGAACTCCATCGGCTCGCCACCGTCGGCCGGGGTCCAGCTGATGGTGACCTTGCCGGCACCCGGGACCTTGAAGTTGGTCGCCTTGTACTGGTCGCCGTGGGCGTGACGGCCGATGACGATTGGCTTCGTCCAGCCCGGGACCAGCCGCGGAACGTTGGAGATGATGATCGGCTCGCGGAAGACCACGCCGCCGAGGATGTTGCGGATGGTGCCGTTGGGCGAGACCCACATCTTCTTGAGGCCGAACTCCTGCACCCGGGCCTCGTCGGGGGTGATGGTGGCGCACTTGACGCCGACACCGTGGGTCTTGATCGCGTTCGCGGCGTCGATGGTGATCTGGTCGTCGGTCGCGTCGCGGCTCTGGATGCTCAGGTCGTAGTACGCCAGGTCCACATCCAGGTACGGCAGGATCAACTTCTCCTTGATGAACTCCCAGATGATGCGGGTCATCTCGTCGCCGTCGATCTCGACGACAGTGCCCTGGACCTTGATCTTCGCCATGAGTTGCGCGACTCCTCTCGACTGCGCCCACCGCGCGGCGGCGCGCCGTCGAGCCTAGTGCGTGCTCCGACGGCGCCTCGACCCGGAGCGGCGGCGGCCGCGCGATCTTGCTGTGACCTGCGTCTGATTGGATTCCCTGCGCAGCCGCAGCTTCTGTGCACAGGGGGAATGACAGGGCATGAAGAAACCGCTCGCGATCCCGGACCGGCAGATGGACGCCTGGGTGCTGTTCGTGCACGCCCACGCGCGGCTGATGGCCCGTCTTGGCGCCGATCTAGACGCCGCCCACGAGGTGCCGCTGGGCACGTACGACGTGCTGGTGCAGCTGAGCCAGTGCGGCGGCAAGCTCCGTCTGAAGGATCTGCTGGACCGGGTCATCCTCAGCCAGCCGGGGCTGTCCCGGCGGGTGGAGCGGCTGGAGGCGGCGGGTCTCGTCGAACGCCGGCCCGACCCGAACGACGGTCGCGGGGTCGTGGTGGTGCTCACCCGCGCCGGCCGCTACGCGCTGCGGTCGGCGGCGGTGGTGCACATGGCAGGCATCGACCGGGAGTTCACCCACGACCTCACCGACGAGGAGGCCGAAGTGCTGATCCGGGTGTTCAGCCGGATGCTGCCCGCCGACGTGGACCGGGCGCAGCTCACCGCCTGACCGGACGTCCGGTCACTCGAGCAGCACCAGCCACATGACCGCCCCGCCGAGGGCGGTGCAGAACGCGACGTCGAAGCCCCGCGACCGGACGGCGAGCGGACCCAGCCGTTCGGCGGGCAGCAGCAGCCGCATGCCCGCGGTGAGCAGCAGCGCGGCCGCGAGGACGGTGGACCCGCGACGGAACCGGGACATCGCGACGAGGGTCACCGCGGCGATCAGCAGCGCACCCACGACCAGGAACGGCACGGCGTTGCGGATGCTCCGGCGGGCCATCGGTGCGGTCAACGCCCGGCGAGGTCAGACACCGGCGACCCGGCGCTCGGCCGCGGTCACCACGTTCGTCTGCAGCATCGCCCGCGTCATCGGGCCGACGCCACCCGGCATCGGGGCGATCCAGCCGGCGACCTCCCGCACGTCCGGGTGCACGTCGCCGACGAGACCGGCGTCGGTGCGGGTGATCCCGACGTCCAGCACGGCGGCGCCGGGCTTGACCATGTCCGCGGTGACGATGCCGGGCACACCGGCGGCGGCGACGACGATGTCGGCCCCGCGCACCTCGGCGGCCAGGTCGCGGGTCCCGGTGTGGCACAGCGTCACGGTGGCGTTCTCCGAACGGCGGGTGAGCAGCAGCCCGAGCGGCCGGCCGACGGTGACGCCGCGGCCGATGATGACGGCCTTCGCGCCGTCGATGGGGACGCCGTGGGCGCGCAGCAGGGCGACCGCCCCGGCCGGCGTGCACGGCAGCGGACCGGGCTCGCCGAGCACCAGCCGGCCCAGGTTGACCGGGTGCAGGCCGTCCGCGTCCTTGTCGGGGTCGATCGCCTCCAGCACCTCGCCGGCCTGCAGGTGTGCCGGCAGCGGGAGCTGGACGATGTAGCCGTCGCACGCCGGGTCGGCGTTGAGCTCGGCGATCACCTCGAGCAGGGCGGCCTGGCTGAGGTCGGCCGGCAGGTCGCGGCGGATCGAGTGCACACCGATGCCGGCGGAGTCCGCGTGCTTGCCGCGGACGTAGGCCGCCGAGCCGGGGTCGTCACCGACGATCACCGTGGCCAGCCCCGGGGTGTGCCCGGCGGCGGTCAGGGCCGCCACCCGCTTCCGCAGGTCCGCGAACATCCGTTCGCGCAACGCCTTGCCGTCGAGGAGGGTCGCAGTCACCGCCACATCCTTCCACGGCGGTCCGGCCGGTCCGGGCAGGTCGGCCGGCTACGCCCGTCGGAAGCGTCCCGGTGCGGGCGTCGGGCCGCCGGTGGGTCGGGCCCGGTACGACGTCAGGTGCAGGTGGCGGGCGCAACCCACCCCGGGATCGCGGCCGGGCAGGCCCCCGGTGGGCCGAGCGGTGATCACATGCGGCGCGGGGCCGGGCTCACGACGCCGCGCCGCCCGCCGGCCCCTCCCCGAGCGCGGCCAGGAACCCCGCCCACTCGTCCGGCGGCATGTCGTAGGTGTGCTCGACGGCCGGGAACGCGCCCGACCGGACGTCCTCGGCGTAGCGGCGCACGCCCGCGTCCATCGCCTGCTGGAGGTCCGCGTAGCGCCGGACGAACCGCGGTCCCCCGCCCGCCCGGATGCCGAGCAGGTCGTGGAAGACCAGCACCTGCCCGTCGGTGGCGGTGCCGGCTCCGATACCGATCACCGGGACCGCGAGCCGCGGCATCACCGCCCCGGTCAGCTGCCGCGGGATCGCCTCGAAGACCAGCGCGAAGCAGCCCGCGTCCTGCAGCGCCAACGCCCCGTCGAGGACCCGACACGCGGACGCCGCGGTGCGGCCCTGGGCGCGGTAGCCGCCCAGGGCCGTCGCCGTCTGGGGGGTG is drawn from Nakamurella deserti and contains these coding sequences:
- a CDS encoding ABC transporter substrate-binding protein, which gives rise to MPLSRRSFIQTSLGSAALLGLAACSDESTGVGGPPAAGGQTGSTESAGAKASPSSTPTGTITFAFWGGSEGELKGFSYAKEKFEAANPGATVEFKVSPYDGFFSGIDRGFQAGNAPDVFRVDYTTIGKYSSEELLLDMTPYFTTAETEAFLPALWNAVKFNGVPYGVPHQTDTSCVIYDTAAFETAGITSVPDSLESAWTWDEFSEVATKLRASLPETKFPFAYPWTQAGAFRWLSFLYQAGGTLLTDDLTKAAIPSDPATKALDFTKGFFEKSWVPPTAKIKTSQYSDSFFLSQTVPMAMIGDFLVPGIADPKDGYKGDWKATYLPRDVGAAADLGGNAIVARRDSANADLAAAWLRFLVSEDMMKYFCEQAIELPTLQSLATAELEYVYRPDVVTICAQQATTISDRIVAESTLPTFNSINTILADQLELAFNGQSTEDTLAALAQGVNQALGS
- a CDS encoding carbohydrate ABC transporter permease; translated protein: MVMLAAPGAVEMHPEPVRRVSRSRRGRFFKTRVALAAGTSLVIFFPLYWMLMTAFSRREDLYAPGLSLWPRNFTLENFTKPFDRFPVWTWFGNSAIIAVAVTAITVVVNLLAGYAFAKLPFRGRNILFLVLLSTMMIPVQSIMVPQFRISIELGLYGNLWAVILPESAAVFGIFLARQFFLAIPDELIEAARIDGAGQLRVFFSIVLPLAKPLIAVLVLLTFMNEWNAFSWPLIALFSNEQLFTLPIGLVTSLQSQYSTDYGAVMAVSLISVLPIVVLFIAFQRYFVQGLARTGIK
- a CDS encoding NADP-dependent isocitrate dehydrogenase codes for the protein MAKIKVQGTVVEIDGDEMTRIIWEFIKEKLILPYLDVDLAYYDLSIQSRDATDDQITIDAANAIKTHGVGVKCATITPDEARVQEFGLKKMWVSPNGTIRNILGGVVFREPIIISNVPRLVPGWTKPIVIGRHAHGDQYKATNFKVPGAGKVTISWTPADGGEPMEFQVVDMPAEGGVAMGMYNFNKSIADFARASFAYGLQRNYPVYLSTKNTILKAYDGQFKDIFADVFAAEYKDQFDAAGLTYEHRLIDDMVASAMKWEGGYVWACKNYDGDVQSDTVAQGFGSLGLMTSVLMTPDGSTVEAEAAHGTVTRHYRQHQQGKPTSTNPIASIFAWTGGLKHRGKLDSTPEVTGFAEALEDVVIKTVESGKMTKDLAALVGPDQQWQTTEDFLDSLDANLQTRLK
- a CDS encoding DUF3017 domain-containing protein, which produces MARRSIRNAVPFLVVGALLIAAVTLVAMSRFRRGSTVLAAALLLTAGMRLLLPAERLGPLAVRSRGFDVAFCTALGGAVMWLVLLE
- a CDS encoding MarR family winged helix-turn-helix transcriptional regulator yields the protein MKKPLAIPDRQMDAWVLFVHAHARLMARLGADLDAAHEVPLGTYDVLVQLSQCGGKLRLKDLLDRVILSQPGLSRRVERLEAAGLVERRPDPNDGRGVVVVLTRAGRYALRSAAVVHMAGIDREFTHDLTDEEAEVLIRVFSRMLPADVDRAQLTA
- a CDS encoding exodeoxyribonuclease III, with translation MAPPRRIASVNVNGIRAAVRRGYVGWQTATAPDVVCLQEVRSPLAAIPPEAVDGYHLSYHEGHQPGRAGVAVLSRDEPSDVRVGFGTPGSSEFDRQGRYLEVDLPGLTVASLYLPKGDKAGPVLDNKLAFMTEFAAHVTRRAASSVAAGREFLVCGDYNIAETTADLRWWKRYQKAPGFLPVERAWLAALQSSAGLVDVLRRLHPDQDGPYTWWSWRTSAWDADAGWRIDHHLATPGLAARAVRGRVDREASFDARISDHAPVVVDYAG
- the panB gene encoding 3-methyl-2-oxobutanoate hydroxymethyltransferase; the encoded protein is MVTIPLLADLKRQRRPIVMVTAYDHPSGSAAEAAGVDVVLVGDSGAMTVLGHPDTVSVTVEEMLVLARAARRAVRTPLFVVDLPFGSYEISDEQAVATGVRFLKEAGADAVKLEGGGRVPVSRARALVDAGVPVMGHVGLTPQTATALGGYRAQGRTAASACRVLDGALALQDAGCFALVFEAIPRQLTGAVMPRLAVPVIGIGAGTATDGQVLVFHDLLGIRAGGGPRFVRRYADLQQAMDAGVRRYAEDVRSGAFPAVEHTYDMPPDEWAGFLAALGEGPAGGAAS
- a CDS encoding polysaccharide deacetylase family protein; protein product: MTGDHGFASHRDLVAGGRFLRVVNYHNTPASTAASVHRELEVYRERFDPVDLAELDTFFATGRWSGDRPGLLPVFYEGYRNSYDVAVPACDDTGFTGWFPVCTGFVSCPVGEQELFARSHFIDLVPEELTGERIALSTDELAEMASRHVVFPHTASHVGIADVVTDDDLHREIVEPKRVLDAITGQDCAAFVWLHGSPWGGRPRVDGALLGAGYRYLFSNTMIQRIR
- a CDS encoding carbohydrate ABC transporter permease, giving the protein MPNLLLALVFLLVPLVLAVVISFQRLGSLGKATWLGVNNYIALAQDAVFWETLRNTVVFTVFTVPVGMALGLAIAVLLNGVMPLRTFWRSIIFLPLVISSVATGVLGAWMFDQFNGFVNKFLALFGLTGPAWQSDGTWAMVSVIIVTLWQRVGFDMIIYLAGLQGVDPAVLEAAEVDGASGWRRFRSITFPLLGPSTFFLLIMNLLYSFQIFDTVYAMTAGGPNFSTTMVVTYAYRMGFDDHGPGQLGYAAAIGVVIFVISMLLTAGQWKFNRNRDEVG
- a CDS encoding YcaO-like family protein; its protein translation is MTDGTTATDATAGVLAAYRAALSASGSLTEHRLDGFDRTGIPVATAGWESPDGHAANGVGYGTTGDAAAIGALGELAEQVVMAEAVAALPVTWGSYDDLRPTAVDPVTLTLPAGSPYTPGMRRAWVPMTRHRTGEEVLVPVEFVASSGAGLPAGYEPLVTPISNGLGAGDTLDRAVGHALLELVQRDGDTVSFRALDQGVALDLAGLTDPAARRALQRLRSVGIEPVVKLASTEFATVVYVAAADTDPDAPATAIASMGEAAHPDPQVAIGKALLEYASSRARKAFAFGPAADVERLLPDYWAHELTLSVGPQEPRALETMRAWSEMPAARLRALLEPTLLHVTRTVDLAELPAGDPSRHATPADLLDLMLERLAGFDVLVATGRAGGIVTAKVLAPGLEVETLSYLRIGERVARRLLDRGSPLVGRGTPRTAAQLPLHLTPDATERLGGPVWVDRTVVDATVGELYPLYREPRRHAVQRLAALP
- a CDS encoding bifunctional methylenetetrahydrofolate dehydrogenase/methenyltetrahydrofolate cyclohydrolase, which translates into the protein MTATLLDGKALRERMFADLRKRVAALTAAGHTPGLATVIVGDDPGSAAYVRGKHADSAGIGVHSIRRDLPADLSQAALLEVIAELNADPACDGYIVQLPLPAHLQAGEVLEAIDPDKDADGLHPVNLGRLVLGEPGPLPCTPAGAVALLRAHGVPIDGAKAVIIGRGVTVGRPLGLLLTRRSENATVTLCHTGTRDLAAEVRGADIVVAAAGVPGIVTADMVKPGAAVLDVGITRTDAGLVGDVHPDVREVAGWIAPMPGGVGPMTRAMLQTNVVTAAERRVAGV